The proteins below come from a single Methyloprofundus sedimenti genomic window:
- a CDS encoding PEP/pyruvate-binding domain-containing protein — protein sequence MKESPKGPFIRVFWFCNDGEILLPKPYACTEHGGGYQHGKLNDRALILRNNGYWIANLLAGIDTKNILASDDFVDWYGQLLIEKFLIRTDNGWILKKALYYRGAIQEEDERYGARMLLTALAEKNEWIKRRYSALRTGVQLLPHGEDSASIQKVRQMSVSLAEQDEQFVNLRTKIHVSPDAGDARLVREYAAKISDPQQQAKYMELAQEIDRVFQSHPLHQLLERNAKIFSAEPWLQQLLLEAGKAYHSDNSAGNYYAVTSHLLADLRDALPKIRKPGSRLRILDLSLAVEVENFRVSTQLKSTLTKVNRLQRISWLRDAALAAYGTGHINHRSLEALQASISRMEYAQLPLTTYFNELKYLSRAPGWSTQELRFQFYQSMIKLTEIEPLAIFFIQDILRGSPMLFFSQILDSLSRDANQLAGTTHKIFNTQVGVGFHALNPGLARGKLYTKVDINNSANFDSQGIYLLPETVADLPSIAGIITVGEGNSLSHIQLLARNLGIPNITVNENLLQQLQDHDGETIVMAVSPDGLIEINGDSEYWQKFFNSNSNQQQAVIRPDLEKLDLSIQEIIGLNSLRASDSGRIVGPKAAKLGELYYHYPGKVAKGFAIPFGVFRKTVLDAPYKKTEQTVFEWMESQYAIIHALPIDSEQRKQMTESYRAEIYDIIINTDIGDQNRNNIRKAMINTFGSTEAGVFIRSDTNVEDLPGFTGAGLNLTLFNIVSIENIFKGITKVWASPFTARAFSWRQSLMESPQHVYPSILLMQTVANDKSGVMITEDIDTNKKGVLYIATNEGVGGAVDGQSAESLRIDTRDGKVLLLATASAPFRKVPLPEGGIANVPVSDSESVLKANEISQLIQFAKELPDTFPPITDENNNPVPADIEFGFFNGKLQLFQLRPFLQSNKVQASSYLMNMDKALQNNMNRMVLMNEVPEEL from the coding sequence ATGAAAGAAAGTCCCAAAGGACCTTTTATCCGTGTTTTCTGGTTTTGTAACGATGGAGAAATTTTATTGCCAAAACCCTATGCATGCACTGAGCATGGTGGGGGGTATCAGCATGGAAAGCTGAACGACAGGGCCTTGATTCTAAGAAATAATGGCTACTGGATAGCAAATTTACTTGCTGGAATCGATACGAAAAACATCCTGGCTAGTGATGATTTTGTTGATTGGTATGGTCAGTTGCTAATTGAAAAGTTTCTGATCAGAACAGATAATGGCTGGATTCTGAAAAAGGCCCTTTATTACCGCGGAGCCATTCAAGAAGAAGACGAAAGGTATGGAGCCAGAATGCTGCTCACTGCTCTAGCTGAAAAAAATGAATGGATCAAGCGACGTTACTCTGCTCTGCGTACGGGAGTACAACTTCTTCCTCATGGCGAAGATAGCGCATCAATTCAGAAAGTTCGACAAATGTCAGTTTCTCTAGCAGAGCAGGATGAACAGTTTGTAAATTTACGTACCAAAATTCATGTATCGCCCGATGCAGGGGATGCCAGGCTGGTCCGTGAATATGCGGCAAAGATTAGCGATCCTCAGCAACAAGCCAAATACATGGAATTGGCTCAGGAAATCGATCGCGTTTTCCAATCACATCCCTTGCATCAGTTACTGGAACGGAATGCAAAAATTTTTTCTGCTGAACCCTGGTTACAGCAGCTGCTTCTTGAAGCTGGCAAAGCCTATCATTCAGACAATAGTGCTGGAAACTATTATGCTGTTACATCACACCTTCTCGCTGACCTTCGCGATGCACTCCCTAAAATTCGAAAACCAGGTTCAAGGCTGCGCATTCTGGATTTGAGTCTTGCTGTTGAAGTTGAAAACTTCAGAGTCAGTACTCAACTCAAATCTACACTTACAAAAGTCAATCGACTGCAACGTATTTCCTGGTTACGAGATGCGGCTTTAGCTGCCTACGGCACTGGTCATATTAATCATCGAAGCCTGGAAGCACTACAGGCTTCTATCAGCCGAATGGAATATGCACAACTTCCTTTAACTACTTATTTCAACGAATTGAAATATCTTTCCCGCGCTCCTGGCTGGAGTACACAGGAATTACGCTTTCAGTTTTATCAATCAATGATAAAGTTGACAGAAATAGAACCTTTAGCCATATTTTTTATTCAAGATATTTTACGCGGAAGTCCCATGCTGTTTTTTTCGCAAATCCTGGATAGCTTAAGTCGTGATGCTAACCAATTGGCTGGGACTACGCATAAGATCTTTAATACACAAGTTGGCGTTGGGTTCCATGCTCTCAACCCAGGACTGGCCAGGGGAAAGTTATATACAAAAGTTGATATCAATAATTCTGCAAACTTTGACTCACAAGGTATCTATTTACTACCTGAAACTGTTGCCGACCTTCCCTCTATTGCTGGTATTATCACTGTTGGGGAAGGCAATTCGCTTTCGCATATTCAATTACTGGCCAGGAATTTGGGTATTCCCAATATTACTGTTAATGAAAATCTTCTGCAGCAACTCCAGGACCATGATGGTGAAACCATTGTTATGGCAGTCAGTCCAGATGGCCTGATAGAAATAAATGGCGATTCAGAATATTGGCAAAAATTCTTTAATTCAAACTCCAATCAACAACAAGCTGTTATTCGCCCCGACCTGGAAAAACTCGATCTGTCTATACAAGAAATTATAGGTCTGAACTCCCTTCGAGCCTCTGATTCGGGCCGCATTGTTGGCCCTAAAGCTGCCAAACTGGGGGAGTTGTATTATCATTACCCTGGAAAGGTTGCAAAAGGTTTTGCTATTCCATTCGGGGTTTTTCGTAAAACAGTATTAGACGCGCCCTACAAAAAAACTGAACAAACTGTGTTTGAATGGATGGAAAGTCAGTATGCAATTATTCATGCCTTACCCATAGATTCTGAACAGCGCAAGCAGATGACGGAGTCTTACCGGGCGGAAATATATGACATAATCATCAATACTGATATAGGGGATCAAAACCGAAATAACATACGCAAAGCAATGATCAATACCTTCGGCAGTACAGAGGCAGGCGTATTTATCCGTTCGGACACCAATGTAGAGGATTTACCCGGCTTTACTGGAGCGGGGTTAAACCTGACATTGTTTAATATTGTCAGTATAGAGAATATATTTAAAGGAATCACTAAAGTATGGGCCTCACCCTTTACTGCTCGCGCATTTTCCTGGCGACAATCGCTTATGGAATCACCTCAACATGTTTATCCGTCAATACTGCTTATGCAAACCGTGGCAAATGATAAATCCGGCGTTATGATTACAGAGGACATTGATACCAACAAAAAAGGTGTCCTGTATATTGCAACCAACGAAGGCGTTGGCGGTGCCGTCGATGGGCAATCTGCCGAATCTCTGCGTATAGATACAAGGGATGGGAAGGTTCTATTATTAGCCACTGCATCTGCGCCCTTTCGGAAAGTTCCATTACCTGAAGGCGGCATTGCAAATGTACCGGTTAGTGATTCTGAAAGTGTATTAAAAGCAAATGAAATAAGCCAGTTAATACAGTTTGCCAAAGAATTACCGGATACATTTCCACCTATCACAGATGAAAATAACAACCCTGTTCCGGCTGATATTGAATTTGGATTTTTCAATGGCAAGCTACAATTATTTCAACTGCGTCCCTTTTTGCAAAGTAACAAGGTTCAAGCCAGCTCCTATTTAATGAATATGGATAAGGCGCTACAAAATAATATGAACAGGATGGTATTAATGAATGAGGTACCGGAAGAATTATGA